The sequence below is a genomic window from Brevibacillus laterosporus.
GTGAACGAGCAAATGCTAGCCTCATTTGCTCAGGAGCTGGAACAAACCCTGTTAAAAGATACATTGGCGCAGTATAGTCGGGCAGAACGGAATGTTTGGCTAAAGGAAAAGGCTTACGATGAGCTGGAAGGTGACTTGATGGACGGTCATCCTTATCATCCTAGTTACAAATCTCGTCTAGGCTTTGATTACCTTGATCATTACGCATATGGACCAGAGTTCAAACAGGAAATGCAGCTATTATGGATAGCGATACATAAGCAGTATGCTCATGTAAAAACAGATCAGGATATGGATTCTCAACAATTATTTATGGATGAATTGGGAGTAGAACAGAGAGAAGCTTTTCGTTCGGTGTTAAAACAGCAAGGATGCGACCCAGAGAAGTATGACATGTTACCGGTGCATCCGTGGCAGTGGCGCAAGCATATCATCCCCGCTTTTCAGGCTGATTTACATGCCAAAAGAATTGTGGAACTAGGGCTTTCAGACGATCGTTATCGGCCACAACAATCAATTCGTACGTTTGCCAACCGTACCAATCCTAACAAGCCTTATGTGAAGCTAGCGATAAATGTGGTCAATACTTCTGCGGCTCGTCACTTAACTCCACATTCGCTTGCTAGTGCACCACTTATTTCGCGTTGGCTGAAGGGGATGCGGGATACAGACCCCTATCTCAAAGACGAGATCAAGTTGGTTATGCTTGGTGAATTTGCGACAGTTTGCTATGATCCACCACCTCCAGCAGATTTGGTAGAGATGGTGACTTTTGGTGTGATCGGATGCATGTGGAGAGAAAGCTTACATCAATACTTAGAGCCTGAAGAAGAAGCTGTCCCATTTAATGCTTTATCTGCCAAAGAATTGGATGGAGTTCCGTTTATTGATCCGTGGATTCGCGAGCATGGTATAGAGAATTGGCTAAGACAATTGGTGGAGAAAAGCATCCTACCAGTCGTCCACCTACTGGTTAAGCACGGAATTGCGCTGGAGTCACATGCACAAAATATGGTACTGATTCATCGCAATGGTATTCCTGTCCGGGTCGCATTAAAGGATTTCCATGAAGACCTAATTTACTGCAAACCATATTTGAATGAACCAGAGGCATGCCCTGATTTTGCGAATGTACATGAATTTTATGCAACTGTGGAGCCTAATGTCATGTTTCACATGGATGATCCTTCCCTTGTACGAGATTTGACGTTGGAAACGCTATTTTTAATAAATGTAGGCCAATTGGCGCTTATGATGGCAGAACATTATGATTTTGCTGAAAGTAAGTTTTGG
It includes:
- a CDS encoding siderophore biosynthesis protein; translation: MQVTDCDVNIGEAIRSEQYLQVRRRVFRQCIESMIYEGILTPETQLEEKSTRITITGWDEHDQPVAYQCWARRTITFGMIRLLPSKPLMRVDSKNEREAESLTRFLMDVFRKRDVNEQMLASFAQELEQTLLKDTLAQYSRAERNVWLKEKAYDELEGDLMDGHPYHPSYKSRLGFDYLDHYAYGPEFKQEMQLLWIAIHKQYAHVKTDQDMDSQQLFMDELGVEQREAFRSVLKQQGCDPEKYDMLPVHPWQWRKHIIPAFQADLHAKRIVELGLSDDRYRPQQSIRTFANRTNPNKPYVKLAINVVNTSAARHLTPHSLASAPLISRWLKGMRDTDPYLKDEIKLVMLGEFATVCYDPPPPADLVEMVTFGVIGCMWRESLHQYLEPEEEAVPFNALSAKELDGVPFIDPWIREHGIENWLRQLVEKSILPVVHLLVKHGIALESHAQNMVLIHRNGIPVRVALKDFHEDLIYCKPYLNEPEACPDFANVHEFYATVEPNVMFHMDDPSLVRDLTLETLFLINVGQLALMMAEHYDFAESKFWMMIVQMIEQHQRRFPELKERFELFQLFVPSIMAEQLTKRRLYSDTVMHLHQVPNALYQARESLRAMSVGGDK